A genomic segment from Marmota flaviventris isolate mMarFla1 chromosome 7, mMarFla1.hap1, whole genome shotgun sequence encodes:
- the Tifa gene encoding TRAF-interacting protein with FHA domain-containing protein A, producing MSTFEDADTEETVTCLHMTVYHPGQLQSGIFQSITFYDRKKFPSTEVIKFGRNSNICHYVFQDKQASRIQFSLQPFKQFNSAVLSFEIKNMSRKTSLIVDSQVLGYLNKMDLPYRCMIRFGEYQFLLEKEDGESLEWFETRFLFSPRPLLQENWPAQTPIPENGSCSSCSTQSPLPTEMDENEL from the coding sequence ATGTCCACTTTTGAAGATGCCGACACAGAAGAGACAGTAACTTGTCTCCACATGACTGTTTATCACCCTGGCCAGTTGCAAAGTGGAATATTTCAATCCATAACATTTTATGATAGAAAGAAATTCCCCTCCACCGAAGTGATAAAATTTGGACGGAATTCCAACATCTGTCATTATGTTTTTCAGGACAAACAGGCTTCACGAATTCAGTTTTCTCTGCAGCCATTTAAACAATTTAACAGCGCAGTTCtctcttttgaaattaaaaatatgagcaGGAAGACCAGTCTGATTGTGGACAGCCAGGTGCTAGGCTACCTAAATAAAATGGACTTGCCCTACCGGTGCATGATCAGATTCGGTGAGTATCAGTTCCTGTTGGAGAAGGAAGATGGAGAGTCACTGGAATGGTTTGAGACAcgatttcttttttctccaagaCCGCTTTTGCAGGAAAACTGGCCAGCACAGACACCCATACCTGAGAATGGCAGCTGTTCATCCTGTTCTACCCAAAGCCCTCTTCCTACAGAAATGGATGAAAATGAATTGTGA
- the Ap1ar gene encoding AP-1 complex-associated regulatory protein, with product MGNCCWTQCFGLLRKEAGRLQRVGGGGGSKYFRTCSRGEHLTIEFENLVESDEGESPGSSHRPLTEEEIVDLQERHYDSIAEKQKDLDKKIQKELAIQEEKLRLEEEALYAAQREAARAAKQRKLLEQERLRVVQRYHPSSNGDYQSSGPEDDFESCMRNVKSQYEVFRSSRLSSDATVLTPNTESSCDLMTKTKSTSGNDDSTSLDLEWEDEEGMNRMLPMRERSKTEEDILRAALKCSSKKTGSNPTSASDDSNGLEWENDFVSAEMDDNGNSEYSGFVNPVLELSDSGMKQSDIGQQTR from the exons ATCCAAGTATTTTAGAACATGCTCAAGAGGTGAGCACTTAACTATAGAG TTTGAGAATCTAGTAGAAAGTGATGAA GGGGAGAGCCCAGGAAGCAGTCATAG GCCtcttacagaagaagaaattgtcGATCTACAAGAGCGGCATTATGATTCTATTGCTGAAAAACAGAAAGATCTTGATAAGAAAATCCAAAAAGAG TTAGCCATACAAGAAGAGAAGTTAAGACTAGAAGAAGAAGCTTTATACGCTGCACAGCGTGAAGCAGCCAGGGCAGCAAAGCAGCGAAAGCTCTTGGAG CAAGAAAGGCTGAGAGTTGTGCAGCGGTATCATCCTTCTAGTAATGGAGACTATCAAAG TTCAGGACCAGAAGATGACTTTGAATCTTGTATGAGAAATGTAAAGTCTCAATATGAAGTTTTTCGAAGCAGCA GACTGTCATCAGATGCCACAGTATTGACACCAAATACAGAAAGCAGCTGTGATTTAATGACCAAAACTAAATCAACTAGTGGAAATGATGACAGTACATCCTTAGATCTTGAGTGGGAAGATGAAGAAG GCATGAATAGAATGCTTCCAATGAGAGAGCGTTCCAAAACGGAGGAAGACATTCTCCGGGCAGCACTTAAGTGTAGCAGCAAGAAGACTGGAAGTAACCCCACATCAGCCTCTGATGATTCCAACGGACTAGAGTGGGAAAATGATTTTGTCAGTGCCGAAATGGATGATAATGGCAACTCCGAGTATTCTGGATTTGTAAATCCTGTATTAGAACTGTCTGATTCTGGCATGAAGCAGTCTGATATAGGTCAACAGACTCGATAG